gcaattttgaatgTTAAATGGTGAAATCTCGTGGATGAGCTCGATATCACaaaagtcgcctttttaaggcctTAGTATGTATAGTTTTATTGTATTACACTTGTTAAACGTAACTACCGAGTTTTAACTATTTTGTCACTTTAAAATTCCTATTCCATACCCTTCACCCAAGCCTatcgttacaacccgtaaagacctcttgatttgcactttttcgcatgttagttggtggagataAGATCTtgtgacaagcttatgatattacacGTTTCGTTATTGAGGCATTGagtgtttacacatacacattttatgtatgtttcacaaatataaccgagtgtgtgtgaacattgtgagttgtGTGAAGATTAGCGTGTTAAGTCAATCGAAAGTGAAGTCACGGATTTTTGGTTATCTAAACATATATTTTCATGTGCTTGTTTGGTTTGAATCACTTGATGTTGCGTTTCGAAAAACCAGCTAACCGTATGTTTGTATAATTAGTAGGtattttgtaaatacttgttcTCGTTAGGATCTAtcttttattgcattttagttttagcttgcttgaggacaagcaaggttcaagtgtggggaggtttgaTATTCGTTAAATTACACACACTTTATTCCCCTATTTTACCCCCATTTTACGCGTTTTTGGCCGTAAAACCGTGAATCAGATACTTAATTTGGTGTATTtgtgtttacaggcctaaaacagcgtgccaaacaagaagatgatgaaaacgaGGATTTTTCGGGTGAAACGGTAGAGCTGCGAACTTTCTGTGAAGAATTCTGACCTGGGCGAGTTGCACGGTCGTGCAATTGGTGGCACCACTGTGCGGATCCGAGAGCTGAGCTCATCCCGGCATTGCACAGccagtgcgatcaggagtgcaagCCTATCTCGGAACCGAACGACCGTGCAGTCTAGTGGCACCCCATGCGGATTCGATGACTCACCCCAGATTGAAAATGCACTGCCCGTTCAGATGTTCGTGCCAGCCTATTCTCAGCAATGCACGCTCGTGCAGTCTGTGGAACGACCGTGCGTATACGAAGACCAGACCAAGACTTGATGATGTCACTCGGTATGGTGAACAGGATTTtaaaagtgaacggtcgtgcactTTAATTGCACGACCGTGCGATCTGAAAAAGATGTAAAAAACAGACAGCAACATTCTATTCGAAACTCTGGACTTTTGGGAGCTTCACAGGCGATTTTCAAGCTCCGGAGGCTTTGCTTTtgacccggattcaagccacatcgTGCCGTTTAGCTCCGTTACTATCCGGATACTCAATCTTGTGCTTGTTTGTGGTTTGATTCTTCaatctttccatgtttttgttatgtttcaagaaCTTAGATTGATGATTATGTATTATTGTAAGCCTAAGGGCAAAAACACTAGTATCCCTTGCTTAATtacaaccattagtatgttaatttTGTTTGTAACGACACTTTGAAGCATTTTCTATGTTAGTCCTTGATGATTAGTTTTCAATCTTGTTTATTGATGTTggtttcttgattataagtaattatcTTGGATGATTGGTATATGGTTAGTTGAGATAATTGAAAGATGAAGCTTAATTGATCATGTATTAGTAGACTTTGAACTtgtttaactagtttaacttgtttaaatgattgcaccatgatactagaaatgattagtggtttaataaggggtaattattgttaatcaagaaagttTTCCCTCACGTAaggaccttaacgggttaaatggtgttgttatgaattcttggcatgaattgttagcttagttagtagtttaggccaaaatttctatctcggtgaatttgtGTTCAAGATTTGTAAACTGAActtggttgtgatttaatctagtttatgcctgtcttggtggttgcattgtgtttatcggtgttactttccttgattaagtgaggttagaaatctcttaacggatgactaacttatctttatgggattttcatagacatttatcaattgcacgttaaagaacaattttaggtggttaaagtgtgtttatcgttttagctttctgaagaattgtcatgttaggattcccgaaagggatactaattgtcttgaaaatggaaaattgaccaaatgtttttaagtgacaaaaccgacttagttcaCATACTTTGGTTGTGTATAAAGCAAGGCTATATACTTATTTTCTTATTTGGAGTCTACTATCTTcttataaatatttgtttatgcttatttaagtttttagaaaatcaCACTTTTATCCTCCTACCGGTAGTTTAATGACAAAGGCTTAGTATTATTCCTCTGCCCACATCCTTGGATCgacacttggttcttaccgatactttactacatatatgacggggtacacttgccctttcgtgtgtgtttttactgttgaagtataaatcatctttataaatttaaaaccgaatcgTGTGTTATTTTCTttgtaaaaacatgtatatatgCGCACACGCCAGCGACAAAGCTCTatatcagcactataaatagctTCGATCGGTTTCATTTGGAATTCGTTCAAATCTCGATTTCCTCTCTAAATTTCTAAATATTTGAAGTAGtatcgggcattataccccccctaaatagcgaagctctgcctcgttgtaagtatcataacccctggttacatattagatacgctgctcgattgatctagggttgcgtaacggctgtcgaggttctggccgacgtagtcgttggaattctgtctcggggagggtattactaatgtaaatattgggttattatactaacgcgtgtgcattgtgtaattaataggTAATCACTAGGAAAccacaaaggaaaaccctaagatagcaatgtgagtaatcctctttttgtgtaaacctttttgtgagtaatctactttttgcaaactgtttttacaaaacctcaattaattaacattatattaaacagtgattgagtatttgtattttacaattatcgtcggtatgttggggttttgtatacaaaatttgttactacattgtgagtagtaacatgaccacatgtcgggttgacagtaccgtgggtggtaattaaagtagatggaaacaaatgtaattacgTGATCGTCCTCAATGTTGTAGACTAATAAAAATCTGTTTTGATTAAAATGGGATTCACTCAcaagtatttcctgctgataaaatattttaaacacgtgtttcaggtaacttagtgtgaagccaataaaagccagctggagagcactaaaggcttagaaaagtggcaataaaagttacctaattaaaaaggagaattgttttcaataattagggttattCCCTACAAATGTATTACAAATGGAAACCGGATTTTTGTCCCACTTATTTATAATAAGAATATTATTAGAAAAACTcgggttttatcccatttcttCATTCTAAACATTTtaggtgtttaactctgataaaatatttcctaaatATGGTGCTGATGAaactttccgctgccaaattgataaacacagATTCCACTGAAACTGGCagcggccgcccgctcccgggtTAGTAGGGGACGGGGGCTGTGACAAGTACTCCCAATATTCCCTTGCACCACACATGCAAAGCACTGCTTACTTTGCACACCCTATAAACACTGTTCCAGTTCAATATATCCAAACCATTGTTCCTCAAATACAATATGTCCAAGCCCCAACCTCTGAGAtccaagtgcaacctgcaccacaagcTGCACAAACATCTGCTTAGGCAGAAACCAGTCAACagagctttttcacacaaggctttgttgattggagcagcttACTTAATGAACTAAGTGATGAAAACTTTGCTCTAGTTGCTAATTCTGAAAAGAAACCTGATGAATTTTGTTTTATAGCACTAGAGACAATACAAGAAGGGGTTGAATCTGAGGAAGTGGAGTCCAAATCGGATGTGGTATGTGATGATGTTGAAACTTCTGTTTCAGAAGAAAAGGATTCCAATGTATGTGAAGGagaatgtgattgtgccatgatggttGCTGCTAAGGTATCGCCTCAAGTCCTTAAGActtgtgttcagacaaatgtattattgcttttgctaacatcaaagagatgaatgaaaaccttagaaaCAAGATCTTAAATGAAGtacaatttgaaaaaaaaattaaaaagttaaaaTCAAAATTGTTTGAAAAAGAAAGTGAAATTAGCAGTCTCAAACATGAATCAAGCGTAACCAAGGATCAACTCTAAAtaatggtagaaaaataccaaagTTGTAAAAAGGAGCTTGAATCTACCCAAATCATTTGTGAAAAATGGGtagaatcctgcaaaggttatgagTTGATGCTTGAAAAACAAATCAAAAGCAATATGAAATTTGGCAAAGGCTTTAGAAAAAAATGACCAAGTTTCTAAAAACATTGTTGTAAATAAATCTGGTGTTGTTGAAATCATTCCCACAAACTTGGCTGGTCAAGAAATAAAAGTCACAGATCCAAATGGTAAGAAAATTGTTTTGGAAAAATCTgagggatcctcaacttttgaggaaattgagaaataccaattcaaaCCTACATGGTCAGATGAATGtgacattcttgaaaatttcaagccaatggacttctCAACCATTGAGGGTGTAAAAGCACCCAAAGTGAAAATCATTCCATTCAAAGACCTTccagcagatgttataacatcggttgaaaaagatgatgaaaaaggGAAGAAAAAAGAgaagatcaaaaacttgttttatgatttctgtgaaaagaagaatcatgtcactaaaattttttttcttctaaaaGCATATGGCATTAACAAGACAAGTGTGATTGTGCCTGCACCTCATTGCACAATCCGTGGGAGGaaaaaccacaaaactcaagagtGTTTATCTCAAAAAATTTGATGTCAAAATAACTGAGTATAAGTCAAAAACTCTTGAGAGTTCACAAAAAGCAAAGTCCAAACAGACCTTTACCCCAGTCTAAACATCTGTTACCAAACAACTAATTGCAACCTCTGCTCCCAGAGAGGTTCAGGTAACAGATGCACCACCAGCAAACCAATTCCCAAGAGGATATGGTCAACCACTTTACCAAAGGGTCCCACACGGTTATGAGGCCTACAAAAGGCCTTCAAAACCAAAAGTGAACAAGCATCCTCATGGTTACCATTATTTGACAGGAAATGGTCCTCAGTAGATGTTTCGAAAATATGCTCAAACCACTGACCATTCTCCTGGACTTGAGGCTGGAATGACtgtgaccccatccaaagccatTTTGGCTTTGGACACTCACCAAAACTAATTTGTTACTggtgtgcagggagcttctgcatgcttagatagtttatagtatgtagatagtggaggctccaagCGCATGACAGGATGTAGATCCCTTCTCAAAGACTTCATAAAACATGGAGGGGTGATATATCTCTAGGTAACAATTCAAAGGGAAAGGTGTTGGGGTCACGGACAGTCAAAGATGGGAAACTCAAGTTTGAACATGTCAATTTTATTGACAATCTTAAATTTAATCTTCttagtgtgtctcaaatgagtgacaagggCTATGGTTCATTCTTCACTAAGGAAACTTGCAAGATTGTTGGGCCAGAAGTGGTTAAAAAGATAGAGGAAATCATAGCCGGGAGCAAAAcacaacttgttgctcaaaggagtggcaatgtaTATGTGGTTGATATGTTGAAGGATAATCCAATGTTTGATGCATGTCGATTCTCAGCTGCCTCTACCAAAGAGATAGAACTATGGCATAGAAGACTTGGTCACACAAATCTTAAAACAATCACCACACTCTCAAAATAAGGCCTTGTAAGAGGTCTTCCACCAAAACTTTTCACCTGTGATGaacattgtgtttcctgtttaaaaggtaaacaacataaaagttcatTCAAATCAATTGATGAATCCAAAGCAAGTCAGTGCTTACAATTGTTGCACATGGACTTACAATTGTAAAAATCATGAGTCTTACAAAGAAGAGATATTGTCCTGTTATTGTTGATCATTTTTCAAgttttacatggacttactttttgcactccaaagatgagactgcaaGTATTTTGCAGGACTTTGTGAAacaagttgaaaagcaatttgatctgCCAGTAAAAGTCTTTAGGAGTAACAATGGAATGGAATTTagaaataaggagttggatgacttctgtgtgtcaaaagggattataaggcagtacagcatcccaaGAACATCAGAACAAAATGAGGTGGTTGAAAGGAAAAAAAAGGaccttgattgaggctgccagaacaatgcttgcagattcaggtttacCCTTAACCTTTTGGGTAGAGGCTGTAAACACTGCTTGATATGTGCAGAACATAGTTTTAATCAACCCAGACatcaaaagactgcttatgaaactCTGTTCAAAATCAAACtactgatctcatactttaaaatctttggttgcccatgcttcattttaaacttaaaagattcaatttcaaaatttgtagccaaagtagattgtggttattttctgggatactcaaccactaccaaggcctacaaagtgtttaacacaaggattCGGTGTGTGGAAGAgaccttgaatgtaaagttcaatgaactttcttcatTAAAAATCCCAACAAATCCTGCGGAATTGTTTGACTTAGATAAATTTACATTTGAAGATGTGTCTGTCAAGACTAACCTTGCAGGTACACCACAATCTTCCCGCCAAGACTATGGATTTGACATTGTGATTCCACAATACAAAGTCACTTCCATCATCAGAGGAACTaatgttcaaaacagttgtcaaaacTCTGCCAgtgttgcatcaacagttgttgatcaaacCTCTGCCATCTCATCCAGTCAAACCACTACTAACAAAAGTCCATCATATGTGGATAAAAGTCAACCCATTTTCACACCCATTCCTCCAATACCTCCACCTCCATCTCCAACAGATGTTGGCTCTTCAAAATTGCCAATAGATGTTAGCTC
The sequence above is drawn from the Helianthus annuus cultivar XRQ/B chromosome 12, HanXRQr2.0-SUNRISE, whole genome shotgun sequence genome and encodes:
- the LOC110892825 gene encoding uncharacterized protein LOC110892825; this encodes MSLTKKRYCPVIVDHFSSFTWTYFLHSKDETASILQDFVKQVEKQFDLPVKVFRSNNGMEFRNKELDDFCTPQSSRQDYGFDIVIPQYKVTSIIRGTNVQNSCQNSASVASTVVDQTSAISSSQTTTNKSPSYVDKSQPIFTPIPPIPPPPSPTDVGSSKLPIDVSSHYSHL